A window from Streptomyces sp. NBC_00271 encodes these proteins:
- a CDS encoding carbohydrate ABC transporter permease, producing the protein MASSSSTARVRRQLPTSPWLFAAPGLLVVGVFILYPFVSTVVNAFTDRRTLIPGTFVGLANFRELLHDDMFWIGLRNSTLYVLGVVPALVLLPLLLALLVQKNIPGITFFRSAFYTPVVASIVVVGLIWVWLLDERGLVNSLLESIGVGRVGFLSDQWLLLLSAMAVTVWKGLGYYMIIYLAALANVPRELHEAASVDGAGAVRRFLTVTVPAVRSTMVLVAALSSVAAFKVFSEVYLMAGPDGGPAGEDTTLVMLVQRTGTGLTGRVGYASAISVVVFVVTVALMLLVLRADRKEDA; encoded by the coding sequence ATGGCGAGTTCCTCCAGCACCGCCCGGGTACGGCGCCAACTGCCGACCAGCCCCTGGCTGTTCGCCGCTCCCGGCCTCCTGGTCGTGGGCGTGTTCATCCTCTATCCGTTCGTCTCGACCGTGGTCAACGCCTTCACCGACCGCCGCACCCTGATCCCGGGCACGTTCGTGGGCCTCGCCAACTTCCGCGAACTGCTGCACGACGACATGTTCTGGATCGGGCTGCGCAACAGCACGCTGTACGTCCTCGGGGTCGTCCCCGCGCTCGTCCTGCTGCCGTTGCTGCTCGCGCTGCTGGTCCAGAAGAACATCCCCGGCATCACCTTCTTCCGGTCGGCCTTCTACACCCCGGTGGTCGCGTCCATCGTCGTGGTCGGCCTGATCTGGGTGTGGCTCCTGGACGAACGCGGCCTGGTGAACTCGCTGTTGGAGTCGATCGGCGTCGGCAGGGTCGGCTTCCTCAGCGACCAGTGGCTGCTCCTGCTGAGCGCCATGGCCGTCACGGTCTGGAAGGGCCTCGGCTACTACATGATCATCTATCTCGCCGCGCTCGCCAACGTGCCACGCGAGCTGCACGAGGCAGCGTCGGTCGACGGCGCGGGCGCGGTCCGTCGCTTCCTCACGGTCACCGTGCCCGCCGTCCGCTCCACCATGGTGCTGGTCGCCGCGCTCTCCTCGGTCGCCGCCTTCAAGGTGTTCTCCGAGGTGTACCTGATGGCGGGCCCGGACGGCGGCCCGGCGGGCGAGGACACCACCCTCGTCATGCTCGTCCAGCGCACCGGCACCGGACTGACCGGCCGGGTCGGCTACGCCTCCGCCATCTCGGTCGTCGTCTTCGTCGTCACCGTCGCGCTGATGCTGCTCGTGCTGCGCGCCGACCGCAAGGAGGACGCGTGA
- a CDS encoding carbohydrate ABC transporter permease, with translation MSVLEKERDVERRPPAERGPRRRRITDEHGRRVRGWELALRYLLLLAVLALTVGPFLWQLSTSLKGPTEDIFSSPPKFLPGDPTLHNYKRVADTIPVWDYAFNSLKVAGTNVVTNCVGSALAGYALARLRYRGRRVATLVFILAMLVPVEGIIIAQFTTMRELGLNNTLIGVVLPGCIGAMNVLLMRNAFLNLPYEIEEAAFVDGANTWQRFLRIALPSVKGTLAVVAIFAFMGAWDDFLWPLIVLSDPSKFTLTIGLNYLHGTFANDERLVAAGTIIAVAPLIALFACLQRYFFRGVGEGAVKG, from the coding sequence GTGAGCGTGCTGGAGAAGGAGCGCGACGTCGAGCGGCGTCCGCCGGCCGAGCGCGGGCCCCGTCGGCGCCGTATCACCGACGAGCACGGCCGCCGTGTCCGCGGCTGGGAACTCGCCCTGCGCTACCTGCTGTTGCTCGCCGTCCTCGCCCTGACCGTCGGCCCGTTCCTGTGGCAGCTGTCCACCTCGCTCAAGGGCCCGACCGAGGACATCTTCAGCTCACCGCCGAAGTTCCTGCCGGGCGATCCCACGCTGCACAACTACAAGCGGGTGGCCGACACCATCCCCGTCTGGGACTACGCCTTCAACTCCCTGAAGGTCGCGGGCACCAACGTCGTCACCAACTGCGTCGGTTCGGCCCTCGCGGGCTACGCCCTGGCCCGCCTGCGCTACCGGGGCAGGCGCGTGGCGACCCTCGTCTTCATCCTCGCGATGCTGGTCCCCGTCGAGGGCATCATCATCGCCCAGTTCACCACCATGCGTGAGCTCGGCCTGAACAACACGCTCATCGGGGTCGTCCTGCCCGGCTGCATCGGCGCGATGAACGTTTTGCTGATGCGCAACGCCTTCCTCAACCTGCCGTACGAGATCGAGGAGGCGGCCTTCGTGGACGGCGCCAACACCTGGCAGCGGTTCCTGCGGATCGCGCTGCCCTCGGTGAAGGGCACGCTCGCCGTCGTCGCGATCTTCGCCTTCATGGGCGCCTGGGACGACTTCCTGTGGCCGCTCATCGTGCTCAGCGACCCCTCGAAGTTCACCCTCACCATCGGCCTCAACTATCTGCACGGCACCTTCGCCAACGACGAACGGCTCGTCGCCGCGGGCACGATCATCGCCGTGGCGCCGCTCATCGCCCTCTTCGCCTGCCTGCAGCGGTACTTCTTCCGCGGGGTGGGGGAGGGCGCCGTCAAGGGCTGA
- a CDS encoding ABC transporter substrate-binding protein → MRISRRALAAAATVAVLLPLSACGSGSDGSGSTDASGKVEGDITFQTWNLRANFKPYFEGVIADFEKRYPGTHVKWVDQPAEGYADKISADAAGGTLPDVVNVSPDLVAPLAKAGLALDLDKSAGQYKKEYLDGAWASHQIPGMTGTYAFPWYLNTGPLFYNKSLFKEAGLDASKPPTTYDELFADALQLAKKSDGKVATLANVPTVEDFGRYGVELMNKEGTAFAFNDAKGVELLTKYKELYDAKALDPQALTATPESSGKKFLTEAVAMNPGSALDLGNFKKQAPNLYKNIGITDQITSTGKVNMYVMGVMVNSRTKHTPASVAFAHFVTDAQNQMSFAKKVAIFPSTAGSLDDPYFTKEDGTDETRVRIAAAKSLKNAVNYTPVLFSEQMKTALRNEVAKALQGKESPKTALDNAVKACDTLLKQQG, encoded by the coding sequence GCTCTCGCCGCCGCTGCCACCGTCGCCGTCCTCCTGCCGCTGAGTGCCTGCGGCTCCGGGAGTGACGGCAGTGGTTCGACGGACGCCTCCGGCAAGGTCGAAGGCGACATCACCTTCCAGACCTGGAACCTGAGGGCCAACTTCAAGCCGTACTTCGAGGGCGTGATCGCCGACTTCGAGAAGAGGTACCCCGGCACCCATGTGAAGTGGGTCGACCAGCCCGCCGAGGGCTACGCCGACAAGATCAGCGCGGACGCGGCCGGCGGCACCCTGCCCGACGTCGTCAACGTCTCGCCGGACCTCGTCGCCCCGCTCGCCAAGGCGGGCCTCGCCCTCGACCTCGACAAGTCCGCCGGGCAGTACAAGAAGGAGTACCTGGACGGCGCCTGGGCCAGCCACCAGATACCGGGCATGACCGGCACGTACGCCTTCCCCTGGTACCTCAACACCGGCCCGCTCTTCTACAACAAGTCCCTGTTCAAGGAGGCCGGCCTCGACGCCTCCAAGCCGCCGACGACGTACGACGAACTCTTCGCCGACGCCCTGCAGCTGGCGAAGAAGAGCGACGGCAAGGTCGCCACCCTCGCCAACGTGCCCACCGTCGAGGACTTCGGCCGCTACGGCGTCGAGCTGATGAACAAGGAAGGCACCGCCTTCGCCTTCAACGACGCCAAGGGAGTCGAACTCCTCACCAAGTACAAGGAGTTGTACGACGCGAAGGCGCTCGACCCGCAGGCGCTGACCGCGACCCCGGAGTCCTCGGGCAAGAAGTTCCTCACCGAGGCCGTCGCCATGAACCCCGGCAGCGCCCTGGACCTCGGCAACTTCAAGAAGCAGGCCCCGAACCTCTACAAGAACATCGGCATCACGGACCAGATCACCAGCACCGGCAAGGTGAACATGTACGTGATGGGCGTGATGGTCAACTCGCGCACCAAGCACACCCCCGCCTCGGTCGCCTTCGCGCACTTCGTCACCGACGCGCAGAACCAGATGTCCTTCGCCAAGAAGGTCGCGATCTTCCCGAGCACCGCGGGCTCGCTCGACGACCCGTACTTCACCAAGGAGGACGGCACCGACGAGACCCGCGTGCGGATCGCCGCCGCCAAGTCCTTGAAGAACGCGGTCAACTACACGCCGGTCCTGTTCAGCGAGCAGATGAAGACCGCGCTGCGCAACGAGGTCGCGAAGGCCCTGCAGGGCAAGGAGAGCCCCAAGACGGCTCTTGACAACGCTGTCAAGGCCTGCGACACGCTGCTCAAGCAGCAGGGCTGA